From Triticum aestivum cultivar Chinese Spring unplaced genomic scaffold, IWGSC CS RefSeq v2.1 scaffold280224, whole genome shotgun sequence:
TTCTTAGGGTTCATGATTGATAATTTGTCTTGGGCTATGGAACTAAAATGTCTATTGAATGTTCATATATGTCTTAAAAGGAGAACAATTCAGACTTTAGATGTACATCATATTTGATGCATCAGTCTAATCTATACTTCAAATTACAGTGTATAATTTGTTTGGACACTGTATATATATTTGATGGAGCCGTCTAAGTTGGACTATTGAAAATCAAATTACAGTGTACAATTTCCATCCAACTTGCTAATTCAACTTTACTAACTTTATAAACTTTTTAATAATAATTCTAAACAGCATAATAATCTAGGCAATATTTTCCAAAGGATGTTTTTTTACATCTTCCTATATCATTTTGATGTGAGATTGGTTGTAAATACAGGTCTCTAAATAATTTTATCATAATTGTTATTTAACATCCGTAAGGCATCGTTGGGGGATAAAAGGCGTGTTGAAATTGAGGGCATGGACCGGCGGAGAGGGTTCTTGAGCTATGCTTATTAAGGTAAGGGCGTGCCAGTGATGTCTGATCTCATCAGATAGTGGAGATGTACATCCCGGTGCttatgtgatgattatgtcatGGATGAGATACCCATGTCTATATTGTCGTGAATATGCCCGTCGTGTCGTAGTATTCTATTTTTTTCCAGCAATGCTAGACTTACGTAACAATTTCTACGTAGCTTACGTAATAGCCAACATGGAGTATCGGTATTGGTGTTTAGGGAAGTGAGGGGCCCACCCCTGAAAATCAAGTGGGGTGATGTTTAGTTTAGTTGGAAGGCTTCGTAAATGTACATAGCTTTTTTGTAGGGGtaggttttttcatttttttcctgttgcaacgcacgggcatttgtgctagttagGAGTAGAGATGGAAGAACATCACATAAAATCGAATCACTAAATCCACAAAATCCAAGAGGCACCTCAACTTGATGTTTTATTATCACATATTTTCCGTGCCATGCGAGCTTATATGGATCTGGATGCTCTGTCACCACTAGCTTCAATGCATCGACCAAAGTTTGACTCGCCAAATTTATTTTAGAAGAACGATCTATCATCATGGAGCAAGAAATTTTTCCTACCTTCACCTTAGTGTAGATCTGAAACCAAGAAAGGGCACGAGACGGATCCTTCTCACATTGTGACATCTCACTATCAAAGTAGTGCTCTGTTCTCATCGCAGTTGAATAATATATACCAATAAATTAGAGGGAAAAATTTGCACCTTAATAAACCCAGTAATCTGATACCAACTGATGAGGGCAGGACCTCGGTTGTGCCGCTGATATGGCCCGATCTTTTACGATGCAATAACCTCCAAAATCCACCAATAAAAAATACTCCCAATTACACGAGCAGTACGTGTAACCTGAAGCAGGGGCCACGACGACCAACGGACAATCCCTCAACACACGAGGAACTTCCTGCCGTAGTAGATGTAACCAGCACGCAGCCCGTCAGTGACGACGGACCTCGAGCCAAGTGCAATTTTCACGCAGAAAATTCACACAAAATAAATAACGACGGCACCCAAAGAAGGCCGCTTAATAGTCGACTAGATCGGcaacgcgccttggcgcgagggtgcctgTCCGAACGTTTTGGTCAAGTAGGTAATGCTCAAATTAGTAGAAATTCATGTTTAACGTAGGCATTCAAACAGGATATAAAAAAGGAAGAAATATTCACATGTGCAGGCAACTGAACCAACATCTTTTCAACCCGAAAACAAGAATACACTGATgcagtaatcaacaacaactaaccTTATTCATAGTAGCACCCATCAGATTAAGATTCAGAGACACACATTCAAGATTAAGATTCATAGGAACCAAGCAAACATCACTCGGGCAAGATTTTATTGGAAATCTACTGCAATACTTAAGCTACTGGAAATTCCAAAACAGCGAAGTTCCATCTAAGCTACTGGAGTAAGTTACTGCAATCTTTCTCTTGAATCTACTCCCACATTTCATCATTTAGCTACTGGAGCACTGGAAATCCCATATTTCATCACAACAATTTCAAATTTCTGTCGAGTACCTCTATTTGGACGTCGCAGCCGGTGGAGATCTCCTTGATCTGGACGCACTTTCTTGCCGGATTATTGTCATCCTTGTTGGCTTCCTCGGCGCCCCACTTGGTTTCGACCTTGCCGGCAGCGCATGGCTTGGACTTGGCCTCCCACTTCCACTTGAGGTCGAAGCCGTCGTCATTGGGGGAGGCGAGCTCCGCCTCCCACTTGAGTGCATGGCCTCCGTCGCGTTGCCTGGTTCAGGCGCGAGATCAAAAACAGTACCTTAGCACACGGTTCGCCGCCCAAATCAATTCATCTAATATTTCATCTTATGAAGAGATCAAGTTTGTCACAAAGGAATAAAACAAATGCAATGCATTTTGATAGATTAGGAAAGTCATTATATAAAAATCAACACATTCCACGAGTCGAAAGACCATTCATAATGATTGAAGCAAGTCCTTTATATAGAAAGGGATTGAAGACTGGGTAGTACATTAGAGGGCAGCCGAATAGTACAAAACATTGAAACTAAGGCATTTATAAAGAAAGGCTACTGCCAATAGTCACATAGCAGCCTACATATATAAGTACACAATGAGAGCCAATGGTGTGGCTCATCATAGCCAAAATATAATGTAATAGTTCTGTAGGCATAAAGAACTTGCCATTCATTTGTCAGCCTGAACATTTGCCATAGTGAGCATAGGAAATAAAATACCCACCATGTTTTTATGGTTATGCCAGTGGCAAACTACGGGCAATTAACTTGTTACAATTATACATGCTCACTGGTCATCCATGGCTCAGCCGCATGCTCACAAAATCATAGGATGCACAATTTTATTTGTGTGTTAGCATCTTGAG
This genomic window contains:
- the LOC123175787 gene encoding uncharacterized protein, whose protein sequence is MVPFFGSAFRLLLLPPSRCAWSAVTTFGPTTHGHFTDKLLHQKFAWRRSGTLGYIRPTRQRDGGHALKWEAELASPNDDGFDLKWKWEAKSKPCAAGKVETKWGAEEANKDDNNPARKCVQIKEISTGCDVQIEAPSRQGALPI